Proteins encoded together in one Terriglobus saanensis SP1PR4 window:
- a CDS encoding Gfo/Idh/MocA family protein: MEHHGTNRRDFLKLGSAATAVTAISWNASSYAAIPGANDRVRVGIVGCGDRMKQALIPSFQQHAKDKNFEFAAVSDIWNRRRDEGVAYVQKICGNTIATARNNEELYDRKDIDAVLIATADFQHAQHGVQAVRAGRDAYCEKPLADTIEDAHAIREAVKQTGKVFQVGTQRRSTPSYQKAYEYIRSGQFGDINMVEMTWNVNQPGRWRRPDVVPLLKEQDTDWKRYLLNKPYQAFDARKYLEFRLFSPFSSGIPDQWLVHQIDTVHWFSGYPHPRSVVANGGIYQWHDGRTNWDTLTAVFDYGPLDDLTKGFQVVYSSRQTNSAGGIKELYYSNAGMLDMDKQRVSPEGGLTARSAAEMKMQPNQLKSFALSENVAAAETSANTGADPMTSANMLNWMECVRSRKTPNASIDAGYSHSLALCMTVAAMKTGQRVTFDDKTQQLVIGGKKGA, translated from the coding sequence ATGGAACATCACGGCACCAATCGTAGAGACTTCCTCAAGCTTGGAAGCGCAGCAACGGCTGTCACTGCCATCTCGTGGAATGCAAGTAGCTATGCCGCTATTCCTGGAGCGAATGACCGCGTTCGAGTGGGAATCGTCGGTTGTGGAGACAGGATGAAGCAGGCCCTGATTCCCTCCTTCCAGCAACACGCCAAAGACAAAAACTTCGAGTTTGCGGCGGTCTCCGATATCTGGAATCGCCGCCGCGACGAAGGTGTTGCTTACGTGCAAAAAATCTGCGGAAACACCATCGCCACCGCCCGCAATAACGAAGAGCTCTACGACCGCAAAGATATCGATGCCGTCCTGATCGCCACCGCCGACTTTCAGCACGCGCAGCATGGGGTACAAGCCGTACGTGCTGGGCGGGACGCTTACTGTGAAAAGCCTCTCGCCGATACCATCGAAGACGCACACGCGATTCGAGAGGCCGTAAAGCAGACGGGCAAGGTCTTTCAAGTAGGCACACAGCGTCGCAGCACCCCCAGTTATCAGAAGGCATACGAATACATCCGTTCAGGCCAGTTCGGCGACATCAATATGGTGGAAATGACCTGGAATGTGAACCAGCCCGGACGCTGGCGTCGCCCCGATGTAGTTCCCTTATTGAAGGAGCAGGACACGGACTGGAAACGCTACCTTCTCAACAAGCCCTACCAGGCCTTCGATGCACGCAAGTATCTTGAGTTCCGTCTCTTCTCGCCTTTCTCCTCCGGCATTCCGGACCAGTGGCTAGTCCACCAGATTGATACTGTTCATTGGTTCAGTGGATATCCTCATCCTCGCAGCGTCGTGGCCAACGGAGGCATCTACCAGTGGCATGACGGTCGCACAAACTGGGACACACTAACTGCGGTCTTCGACTACGGCCCTCTGGACGATCTGACGAAAGGCTTCCAGGTGGTCTACTCTTCGCGTCAGACGAACTCCGCCGGTGGCATCAAGGAGCTCTACTACTCCAATGCCGGCATGTTGGATATGGACAAGCAACGCGTCAGTCCCGAAGGCGGCCTTACGGCCAGATCTGCTGCGGAGATGAAGATGCAGCCCAACCAACTCAAGAGCTTTGCTCTGAGCGAAAATGTCGCCGCAGCAGAGACCTCTGCGAACACCGGGGCCGATCCTATGACCTCCGCCAACATGCTCAATTGGATGGAGTGCGTTCGCTCTCGCAAAACACCAAACGCCAGCATCGACGCGGGCTACAGCCACTCACTTGCTCTCTGCATGACGGTCGCTGCCATGAAGACCGGACAGCGCGTCACCTTCGACGACAAGACACAGCAACTCGTCATTGGAGGGAAAAAAGGTGCATAG